A window of Nonomuraea angiospora genomic DNA:
ATCCTGTTGGTATATGTTGTGCTTGTTCACCGTTCACTGGTACCTCGGTCTGCGCAGGCTTCGCGAGCGAGGGGAGATGGGCCCGCATGACCAAGCGCCATGCGCACGAGATCGTTGCTGATTCGCTGCGTACGCGGATCCTGGAAGGGCGGTACAAACCCGGGGAGCGGCTGCCGTCCGAGGGCGCGCTCACCGACGAGTACGGCGTCAGCAGGAACACGGTGCGCGTGGCGCTCGACCGCCTGGCCGCGGCCAACCTCATCACCCGGCGCCGCGGCTCGGGCAGCTACGTCAACGCGGAGATCGGCATCAGCCACTCGCTCGGCAGCCTGCGCAGCTTCACCACACTGCTGCGCGACCTGGGGCTGGAACCGGGCATCAGCGGGGTCGAGATCCGCCGCGACCCGAGCCCTCCGCTGGAGATACTCGGCTTCCTCCCCTCCGAGGTCGTCTGGCTGGTACGCAGGGTGCGGACCGGCTCGGGCTCGCCCTTCGCGCTGCTCGACTCCTGGCTTCCCGACCGCATCGGCTCCCGCATCGACCCCGAGGCACTGGCCCGGCGCCAGTCGCTCTACGCCTCGCTCGCCGAGGACCTCGACACCAAGGTCGCCGAGGCCACGGAGAGCATCCACGCCGAAGCCGCCGACGAGCGGGAGTCCCGCGTGCTCGGCGTCCCGCTCGGCAGTCCGCTGATCGTCATCAGGAGATGGACATACGACCGGGCGGGCAGACCGGTGGAGTACACGCGCTCGGCGGCTCGCGGGGATCGCTACCGATATGTGGTCAAGCTGCGCGCGTAGAGCACGGAGCTCGTCGTCGATCCATGACCGCCACGCCGAAAGCCATCAGGGCCGGTTGGAACACGGCCCAGATGGCCCGTCGGCAACTCATTGCGCCTCTCGGCCAGGTGGACGTGCCTACCGTCGCCGGCCTTGCCCCGCACGACGCCGGGGAACGCCGCGTCGAAGCCGCG
This region includes:
- a CDS encoding GntR family transcriptional regulator → MTKRHAHEIVADSLRTRILEGRYKPGERLPSEGALTDEYGVSRNTVRVALDRLAAANLITRRRGSGSYVNAEIGISHSLGSLRSFTTLLRDLGLEPGISGVEIRRDPSPPLEILGFLPSEVVWLVRRVRTGSGSPFALLDSWLPDRIGSRIDPEALARRQSLYASLAEDLDTKVAEATESIHAEAADERESRVLGVPLGSPLIVIRRWTYDRAGRPVEYTRSAARGDRYRYVVKLRA